One window of the Phragmitibacter flavus genome contains the following:
- a CDS encoding metalloprotease: MTCGLIGGGLGATTRDQIIALAMFIAAAFVSILIHELGHAFLMRKYGARASIMLYAMGGLAAPDRWFSRGQSIVVSLAGPLVQIAIGVLVLMLVRNLQVESLFLRVFVSEFIQVSVFWALLNLVPIYPLDGGQVLNSALGPGQTKITFTVSVVAAVLMSCFFLVLFGTNGIIGVLMFGMLAFENVQRLRGERPNSMLNPQQ, from the coding sequence GTGACCTGCGGTCTCATCGGGGGTGGGCTGGGGGCGACGACGCGCGATCAAATCATTGCGCTGGCGATGTTCATCGCGGCGGCGTTTGTTTCGATTCTGATTCACGAGCTGGGTCACGCATTTCTGATGCGGAAGTATGGGGCGAGGGCGAGCATCATGCTTTACGCGATGGGTGGACTGGCGGCGCCGGATCGTTGGTTTAGCCGGGGTCAGAGCATTGTGGTGAGCCTGGCAGGTCCGCTGGTGCAGATTGCGATCGGGGTGCTGGTGTTGATGCTGGTTCGAAACTTGCAGGTGGAGTCGCTGTTTCTTCGGGTGTTTGTTTCCGAATTCATTCAAGTGAGCGTGTTTTGGGCGCTGCTGAATCTGGTGCCGATCTATCCATTGGATGGGGGTCAGGTATTGAACAGCGCATTGGGGCCGGGGCAAACCAAGATTACTTTTACCGTGAGTGTTGTTGCGGCGGTATTGATGTCCTGTTTCTTTCTGGTGCTGTTTGGGACAAATGGGATCATCGGAGTCCTGATGTTTGGCATGCTGGCCTTTGAAAATGTGCAGCGCCTTCGCGGGGAGCGGCCCAATTCGATGTTGAATCCGCAGCAGTAA
- a CDS encoding dipeptidase: MSTQPLEDLFTLLRFASVSTDSAHDGATRAAGEWLRNKLEGMGFRAALHETPGHPVVVAKNEHKPGRQTVLLYGHYDVQPAEPLEEWRTPAFEPVVIDGRIFCRGATDNKGQLMAHVCGLERTLLEQGELPVNLTILFEGEEEIGSPNLKPFLEAHKEELACDVVAISDTGMVAPGVGTFTYGLRGIACCEVVVRGPAIDLHSGIFGGAVANPATMVSKLVAGLHDLNGKVLVDGFYDAVRPLAEWERQAWKKLGDSEAETLSLTGSPGLFGEAGYSDLERRWARPTAEVNGIGGGYQGEGSKTVIGRSAFAKLSFRLVPDQEPGDILAKVQAHLQKQQLPGVKVEVQIGHVGQAYLMDPMSARGQAAQRALEKTFGAPPALIREGGSIPIVQAFKEVLGVDTLLLGLALPDCQAHAPNENFPVANFEAGMVLNRHLLEALA, from the coding sequence ATGAGCACACAGCCTTTGGAAGATCTTTTTACCTTGTTGCGTTTTGCGAGTGTTTCGACGGATTCAGCTCACGATGGCGCGACGCGCGCGGCGGGGGAGTGGTTGAGGAACAAGCTGGAGGGAATGGGGTTTCGAGCGGCGTTGCATGAGACGCCGGGACATCCGGTGGTGGTGGCGAAGAATGAACACAAGCCGGGTCGGCAGACGGTTTTACTTTATGGCCATTATGATGTGCAGCCGGCGGAGCCTTTGGAGGAATGGAGAACTCCGGCGTTTGAGCCGGTGGTGATCGATGGACGGATTTTTTGCCGGGGAGCCACGGACAACAAGGGTCAGTTGATGGCGCATGTCTGTGGACTGGAGCGGACTCTGCTGGAGCAGGGAGAGTTGCCGGTGAATTTGACGATCCTGTTCGAGGGCGAGGAGGAGATCGGCAGTCCAAATTTGAAGCCGTTTTTGGAGGCACATAAGGAGGAACTGGCCTGTGATGTGGTGGCGATTTCGGACACGGGCATGGTGGCGCCCGGAGTGGGGACGTTTACGTATGGGTTGCGGGGGATCGCGTGTTGCGAGGTGGTGGTGCGGGGACCGGCGATTGATCTTCATTCGGGGATTTTTGGCGGGGCGGTGGCAAATCCGGCGACCATGGTGTCCAAACTGGTGGCGGGGCTGCATGATTTGAACGGCAAGGTGCTGGTGGACGGGTTTTATGATGCGGTGCGACCGCTGGCGGAGTGGGAGCGTCAGGCTTGGAAAAAACTGGGAGATAGCGAGGCAGAGACGTTGTCGCTGACGGGTTCGCCGGGATTGTTTGGCGAGGCGGGGTATTCGGATTTGGAGCGTCGCTGGGCGAGGCCGACGGCGGAGGTGAACGGGATCGGCGGCGGCTATCAGGGCGAGGGGAGCAAAACGGTGATTGGTCGGTCCGCCTTTGCGAAGCTGAGTTTCCGGTTGGTGCCGGATCAGGAGCCCGGGGACATTTTGGCGAAGGTGCAGGCGCATTTGCAGAAACAGCAGCTGCCGGGGGTGAAGGTCGAGGTGCAGATCGGGCACGTGGGGCAGGCCTATTTGATGGACCCGATGTCAGCACGCGGACAGGCGGCGCAGAGGGCATTGGAGAAGACCTTCGGAGCGCCCCCGGCATTGATCCGTGAGGGCGGGAGCATTCCGATTGTGCAGGCGTTTAAGGAGGTGCTGGGAGTGGATACCTTGTTGTTGGGTCTGGCGTTGCCGGATTGTCAGGCGCATGCGCCGAATGAGAATTTCCCCGTGGCGAATTTCGAGGCGGGGATGGTGCTCAACCGGCATTTGCTGGAGGCGCTGGCTTGA
- a CDS encoding DUF2238 domain-containing protein, with product MTNQTQPKLWPLAIFVVLYMALSIGASLMAGNTEFVFYIIVMVVLIAVVLLVHFRVGLTSWLLWLLAVWGLLHMAGGLVPLPKGWPYDGENAVLYSWWLVPDRLKYDQVVHAYGFGLTTWVCWHVLKTCLRDLQGRVPKPTFGLLVLCVAAGCGFGAINEVVEFAATLMMPKTNVGGYENTGWDLVANLVGGIVAAVGVRLTSK from the coding sequence ATGACCAATCAAACTCAGCCGAAGTTGTGGCCGCTGGCGATATTTGTGGTGCTTTACATGGCGCTTTCGATCGGGGCTTCGCTGATGGCGGGGAATACGGAGTTTGTGTTCTACATCATAGTGATGGTCGTGCTGATCGCGGTGGTGCTGCTGGTGCATTTTCGCGTGGGACTGACTTCGTGGTTGTTATGGTTGTTGGCGGTGTGGGGACTTTTGCACATGGCGGGTGGATTGGTGCCGCTGCCGAAAGGGTGGCCCTATGATGGGGAAAATGCGGTGTTGTATAGTTGGTGGCTGGTTCCGGACCGCCTTAAATATGATCAGGTGGTGCATGCTTATGGATTTGGTCTGACGACGTGGGTTTGCTGGCATGTGTTGAAGACCTGTCTGCGGGATTTGCAGGGTCGGGTGCCGAAGCCGACGTTTGGGCTGCTGGTGCTGTGTGTGGCGGCGGGCTGTGGATTTGGTGCGATCAATGAGGTGGTGGAATTTGCGGCCACGTTGATGATGCCTAAGACCAATGTGGGCGGGTATGAGAACACAGGGTGGGATTTGGTGGCGAATTTGGTCGGTGGCATTGTGGCGGCGGTGGGGGTGAGGCTGACCAGCAAATGA